In a single window of the Rhodoferax saidenbachensis genome:
- a CDS encoding energy-coupling factor ABC transporter permease, with translation MHIEPGLVDGTKIFLSYATGTAAAVYATKLAVDAVKKDGFVSLLLRSLLCIGLVFSFFELLPHHPVGVSEVHLILGTTLLLVFGVAPAALGLAGGLAIQSLFFALQDLSQYGMNVTTLLVPLFATYALARRIVPQSMAYVDISYQQAFKLSVAYQGGIVVWVGFWALYGHGFNAANFAQIGSFGAAYMTVVLLEPLVDLGVLAAAKALHRLNGSALVEQRLYNAA, from the coding sequence ATGCATATCGAACCTGGACTGGTGGATGGAACCAAAATTTTCCTGAGCTATGCCACTGGCACTGCTGCCGCTGTTTACGCCACCAAACTGGCGGTTGATGCGGTCAAAAAAGACGGCTTCGTGTCTCTGTTGTTGCGCAGCCTGCTGTGCATCGGTTTGGTGTTTTCTTTCTTCGAACTGTTACCACACCATCCGGTGGGCGTGTCGGAAGTGCACTTGATTCTGGGTACCACCTTGTTGCTGGTCTTTGGTGTGGCGCCTGCCGCGCTGGGGTTGGCGGGCGGTTTGGCGATTCAGAGTCTGTTTTTTGCGCTGCAGGATTTGTCGCAATACGGTATGAATGTCACCACTTTGCTGGTGCCTTTGTTTGCTACGTATGCACTGGCGCGTCGCATTGTTCCCCAGAGCATGGCCTACGTGGATATCAGCTACCAGCAAGCATTCAAACTGTCGGTGGCGTACCAGGGGGGCATCGTGGTGTGGGTCGGTTTCTGGGCTTTGTATGGCCATGGTTTCAATGCAGCAAACTTTGCCCAGATCGGTAGTTTTGGTGCCGCCTACATGACCGTGGTGTTGCTGGAGCCGTTGGTGGACCTGGGTGTCTTGGCCGCAGCCAAAGCATTGCATCGCCTCAACGGCAGTGCGTTGGTTGAGCAGCGCCTGTACAACGCCGCCTGA
- the cobW gene encoding cobalamin biosynthesis protein CobW, translated as MQTRKIPATIITGFLGSGKTTLLRHLLANAQGRRIAVIVNEFGELGIDGELLRGCGIGCDENGEENGQLYELANGCLCCTVQEEFAPVMEQLAKRRDQIDHLIIETSGLALPKPLVQAFQWPALRNTFTVDAVVTVVDAPAVAAGDFADDPVAVDAQRRADDNLDHDSPLHELFEDQLATADLVIVHKTDGVTPAQLVEVEAAIRAETLPGVKLVHAQHGRIDMGVLLGLERAVEDQIDQRKTHHDEEEDHDHDAFDSVQVALDVTNREGLLAALQGVVARHEIYRAKGFVALPGVAMRLVVQGVGTRFDSYFDRPWRADEVRQSRLVLIGSELNAAVLQAELSAALAASTTPVAA; from the coding sequence ATGCAAACCCGAAAAATCCCCGCCACCATCATCACTGGCTTCCTGGGCAGCGGCAAGACCACGCTGTTGCGCCACCTGCTGGCCAACGCGCAAGGCCGCCGCATTGCCGTCATCGTCAACGAGTTTGGCGAACTGGGCATCGACGGCGAACTGCTGCGCGGCTGCGGCATTGGCTGCGACGAGAACGGCGAAGAAAACGGACAGTTGTACGAACTGGCCAACGGCTGCCTGTGCTGCACCGTGCAAGAGGAATTTGCGCCTGTGATGGAGCAGTTGGCCAAGCGTCGCGACCAGATCGACCACCTGATCATTGAAACCTCGGGCCTGGCGCTGCCGAAGCCACTGGTGCAGGCTTTTCAGTGGCCCGCGCTGCGCAACACCTTTACCGTGGACGCCGTGGTGACCGTGGTGGATGCGCCCGCGGTGGCGGCCGGTGACTTTGCCGACGACCCGGTGGCCGTGGACGCCCAGCGCCGAGCCGACGACAACCTGGACCATGACTCCCCGTTGCACGAGCTGTTTGAAGACCAGTTGGCCACGGCCGACCTGGTGATCGTGCACAAGACCGATGGCGTGACGCCTGCCCAGCTTGTGGAGGTGGAAGCCGCTATCCGTGCCGAGACGCTGCCTGGCGTGAAGCTGGTGCATGCGCAGCATGGCCGCATCGACATGGGTGTGCTGCTGGGCCTGGAGCGCGCAGTGGAAGACCAGATCGACCAGCGCAAGACCCACCACGACGAGGAAGAAGACCACGACCACGACGCCTTTGACTCGGTGCAGGTAGCGCTGGATGTGACCAACCGAGAAGGCCTGCTGGCCGCCCTGCAGGGCGTGGTGGCGCGCCACGAGATTTACCGCGCCAAGGGCTTTGTGGCCTTGCCCGGTGTGGCCATGCGCCTGGTGGTGCAGGGCGTGGGCACCCGTTTTGACAGTTACTTTGATCGTCCGTGGCGCGCCGATGAAGTGCGCCAATCGCGCCTGGTGTTGATCGGCTCGGAACTGAATGCGGCTGTGTTGCAGGCTGAGCTGAGCGCGGCACTGGCCGCATCTACAACGCCCGTCGCGGCTTGA
- a CDS encoding ABC transporter ATP-binding protein, translated as MTGATKIIAICAQSIGASLGNGLQKQPILHNISLDIAAGKWTSIVGPNGAGKSTLLKCLAGVLPHSGSVALLGQPLQSLPHRERARQLAWLGQNETSADDLTVWDVAMLGRLPHQAWLAPPSAADHAAVEQALRATRAWDWRERALGQLSGGERQRVLLARALAVQAQVLLMDEPLANLDPPHQADWLDVVRALVAQGKTVVSVLHEITMALQADRLVVMRQGRVTHHGASSDASTHEALMDVFDRRIAVHTIDGQWVALPQLRREMPN; from the coding sequence ATGACAGGTGCTACCAAAATCATAGCTATCTGCGCACAATCCATAGGGGCTAGCCTGGGAAATGGCTTGCAAAAACAACCTATCCTGCACAACATCAGCCTGGACATTGCAGCTGGAAAATGGACCAGCATCGTGGGCCCGAACGGCGCCGGCAAGTCCACTTTGTTGAAATGCTTGGCCGGCGTGTTGCCGCACAGTGGCAGCGTGGCGCTGCTGGGCCAGCCGCTGCAAAGCCTGCCGCACCGCGAGCGTGCGCGGCAACTGGCCTGGTTGGGCCAGAACGAAACCTCGGCCGACGATCTAACCGTGTGGGACGTGGCCATGCTGGGCCGCTTGCCGCACCAGGCCTGGCTGGCACCGCCCAGTGCCGCCGACCATGCGGCCGTAGAACAAGCCCTTCGCGCCACGCGCGCCTGGGATTGGCGCGAACGCGCGCTGGGCCAACTCTCCGGTGGTGAGCGCCAGCGCGTGCTGCTGGCGCGTGCGCTGGCCGTGCAGGCCCAGGTGCTGTTGATGGACGAACCGCTGGCCAATCTGGACCCCCCGCACCAGGCCGACTGGCTGGATGTGGTGCGCGCGCTGGTCGCCCAGGGCAAGACCGTGGTCAGCGTGTTGCACGAGATCACCATGGCGCTTCAGGCTGACCGCTTGGTGGTCATGCGGCAGGGCCGGGTAACGCACCACGGTGCGAGCAGTGATGCCAGCACACACGAAGCGCTGATGGATGTGTTTGACCGCCGCATTGCCGTGCACACCATCGATGGCCAGTGGGTGGCACTGCCCCAGCTGCGAAGGGAGATGCCGAACTGA
- the cobN gene encoding cobaltochelatase subunit CobN has translation MHLLSTRPGGHVEDGGQGVVRVEQTPGDIVVLSAADTTLSLLADAAGALSDGFPTVRLANLMWLRQPASADMYVDEVLQHARVIVIDHLGAASDWAYVVERVRELARERGQWLALFSGDASEDLQLLLRSTAAHEDCRQLWRSLREGGRDNARGFFELIGHAAFGLGARPAPPAVLPPAMVYTPLAAPAWQAGAPVALLVFYRAHVQAGNTAVFDAMLAALSAEGLNTVAVAVDSLKNPASLALLQSLAVQRSVGVVLNATSFAITALDGDDVDSVDGAQMAPLAGDAPVLQLITAGCAQEQWQADPHGLAPRDLAMQVVLPEVDGRIGTRAISFKGLAWRCERTEVDVVRYQPEPERMAFVAELARRWCVLRDKPNADKRVALILANYPNDDSRLANGVGLDTPASTVALLQAMQGAGYTTGALPEDSDALMAALIAGVTNNLDANDMRPAGQSLAMADYLADFNRLDAASRDAVNTLWGLPEQDPMVRSGRFMVSGQRYGNLFVGNQPARGRDLDLVATYHDADLVPTHNYLAFYFWLRRQFAVDAVVHVGKHGNLEWLPGKSVALGAHCWPDAILGPLPHLYPFIVNDPGEGSQAKRRTQAVIIDHLMPALTRAETYGPLQKLERRMDEYYEAISLDPRRAQRLRVDILDRVLTENLHTDLGFAKPADDAGREALLQRLDAYLCEIKESQIRDGLHILGTSPQGRQQIDTLVALARFPGGTAAGQRSLLEALAKDLQLDGVDGFSALSPEWAAPWNGPFPAVLQGVSTEAWRHAGHTRERLELLARQLVQDYVIASEMIPPVPFNTVRVEPTSVRAEPVEALRQAQGERGFYQPERGIFPLDNPELWPHTAPVLDRMRTVLRPRLDACGPQEILQCLRGLSGKFVPAGPSGAPSRGRPDVLPTGRNFYSVDTRAVPTQTAYAMGAAAAERVIERHLQDHGSMPGQVGLSVWGTSTMRTGGEDIAQAFALLGVRPKWADGSSRVVDIEVLPMSLKGRPRVDVTLRVSGFFRDAFPNVIDLFDTAVRTVAAISEEDEPDEVNPIRARVRREAADAQAKGLSAEAAEREATWRVFGPRPGGYGAGLQELMASGRWTDGNDLAQAYLRAGAFAYGQGEHGVAARGSFEQRIAGLDAVLHNQDNREHDVLDSDDYYQFQGGMAVAVQALTGEAAALYHGDFSVPGAPRIRTLGEEVARVVRSRAVNPKWLEGVRRHGYKGAFEMAATVDYLFAFDATTGVVGDHQYALVADAYLHDDTNRAFLQEHNPGALRSIGERLLEAMQRGLWEAPGDQRERIEDHLLALERRVEEHGEGPLV, from the coding sequence ATGCATTTGCTCTCTACCCGCCCCGGCGGCCACGTTGAAGACGGAGGCCAGGGCGTGGTGCGCGTGGAGCAGACGCCGGGCGACATCGTGGTGCTGAGCGCGGCGGACACCACGCTGTCTTTGTTGGCCGATGCTGCGGGTGCATTGTCCGATGGCTTCCCCACGGTGCGTTTGGCCAACCTGATGTGGCTGCGCCAGCCTGCGTCGGCCGACATGTACGTGGACGAGGTGCTGCAGCATGCGCGCGTGATCGTCATCGACCACCTGGGCGCGGCGAGTGACTGGGCCTATGTGGTGGAGCGGGTGCGTGAACTGGCACGCGAACGCGGCCAGTGGCTGGCCCTGTTTTCGGGCGACGCCAGCGAAGACCTGCAGCTGCTGCTGCGCAGCACCGCCGCGCACGAAGACTGCCGCCAGCTTTGGCGCAGCCTGCGTGAAGGCGGCCGCGACAATGCGCGCGGCTTTTTTGAACTCATAGGCCACGCCGCCTTTGGCCTGGGCGCACGCCCCGCGCCGCCGGCCGTGCTGCCACCGGCCATGGTTTACACGCCGCTGGCCGCCCCCGCGTGGCAGGCCGGTGCGCCCGTGGCGCTGCTGGTGTTCTACCGCGCCCACGTTCAGGCTGGCAACACGGCGGTGTTTGACGCCATGCTGGCCGCTCTCAGCGCCGAAGGCCTCAATACCGTGGCTGTTGCGGTGGACTCGCTGAAGAACCCGGCCAGCCTTGCGCTGTTGCAGTCATTAGCCGTGCAGCGCAGCGTGGGCGTGGTGCTCAACGCCACGAGTTTTGCGATCACTGCGCTGGACGGTGACGACGTCGACAGCGTGGACGGTGCGCAGATGGCGCCGCTGGCGGGTGATGCACCGGTACTGCAGCTCATCACCGCCGGTTGCGCGCAAGAGCAGTGGCAGGCCGACCCGCACGGCCTGGCGCCGCGCGACCTGGCCATGCAGGTGGTGCTGCCCGAGGTGGACGGCCGCATCGGCACGCGCGCCATCAGCTTCAAGGGCCTGGCCTGGCGCTGCGAGCGCACCGAGGTGGACGTGGTGCGTTACCAGCCCGAGCCTGAACGCATGGCCTTTGTGGCCGAACTGGCGCGCCGCTGGTGTGTGTTGCGTGACAAGCCCAATGCCGACAAACGCGTGGCGTTGATCCTCGCCAACTACCCCAACGATGACTCCCGCCTGGCCAACGGCGTGGGCCTGGACACACCCGCTTCCACCGTGGCCCTGCTGCAGGCTATGCAGGGCGCCGGTTACACCACCGGCGCCTTGCCCGAGGACAGTGATGCGTTGATGGCCGCGCTGATAGCCGGTGTCACCAACAACCTGGACGCCAACGACATGCGTCCTGCCGGCCAGAGCCTGGCCATGGCCGACTACCTAGCGGACTTCAACCGCCTGGACGCCGCCAGCCGCGACGCGGTGAATACGCTGTGGGGCTTGCCTGAGCAAGACCCCATGGTGCGCAGCGGACGCTTCATGGTGTCGGGCCAGCGCTATGGCAACCTGTTCGTCGGCAACCAGCCCGCGCGCGGGCGCGACCTGGATTTGGTCGCCACGTACCACGATGCCGATCTGGTGCCCACGCACAACTACCTTGCGTTTTACTTCTGGCTGCGCCGCCAGTTTGCGGTGGACGCCGTGGTGCACGTGGGCAAACACGGCAACCTGGAGTGGCTGCCCGGCAAAAGCGTGGCGCTGGGCGCCCACTGCTGGCCCGACGCCATCCTGGGCCCGTTGCCGCACCTTTACCCGTTTATCGTCAACGACCCCGGCGAGGGCAGCCAGGCCAAGCGCCGCACGCAGGCCGTCATCATCGACCACTTGATGCCAGCTCTGACGCGCGCCGAGACCTACGGCCCGCTGCAAAAGCTGGAGCGGCGGATGGACGAGTACTACGAGGCCATCTCCCTGGACCCGCGCCGCGCCCAGCGCCTGCGCGTAGATATTCTGGACCGGGTGTTGACCGAGAACCTGCACACCGACCTGGGCTTTGCCAAACCCGCAGACGATGCCGGCCGCGAGGCGCTGCTGCAGCGGCTGGACGCCTACCTGTGCGAGATCAAGGAATCCCAAATCCGCGATGGTCTGCACATCCTGGGTACATCCCCGCAGGGCCGCCAGCAAATCGATACGCTGGTGGCGCTGGCGCGGTTTCCCGGTGGCACGGCTGCCGGGCAGCGCAGCCTGCTGGAGGCACTGGCAAAAGACTTGCAACTGGATGGTGTAGATGGATTTAGCGCACTGAGCCCGGAGTGGGCGGCGCCCTGGAATGGTCCGTTCCCTGCGGTGTTGCAGGGTGTTAGCACCGAGGCTTGGCGCCATGCGGGGCATACGCGGGAGCGACTTGAGTTGCTGGCGCGGCAACTGGTGCAGGACTATGTCATTGCGTCTGAAATGATTCCCCCTGTTCCCTTCAATACTGTTCGCGTTGAGCCCACCTCCGTTCGGGCTGAGCCTGTCGAAGCCCTTCGACAAGCTCAGGGCGAACGGGGGTTTTATCAGCCCGAACGGGGTATTTTTCCGCTCGATAACCCGGAGCTGTGGCCGCACACCGCCCCCGTATTGGACCGCATGCGCACCGTGCTGCGCCCGCGCCTGGACGCCTGTGGCCCGCAAGAAATTTTGCAGTGCCTGCGTGGCCTCTCAGGAAAATTTGTCCCCGCCGGCCCCAGCGGCGCACCGTCGCGCGGCCGCCCCGATGTACTGCCCACCGGCCGCAACTTCTATTCCGTGGACACGCGCGCCGTGCCCACGCAAACCGCCTACGCCATGGGCGCCGCGGCGGCCGAGCGTGTGATCGAGCGACACCTGCAAGACCATGGCAGCATGCCGGGCCAGGTGGGCCTGTCGGTCTGGGGCACCAGCACCATGCGCACCGGCGGCGAGGACATTGCCCAGGCGTTTGCGCTCTTGGGCGTGCGGCCCAAGTGGGCCGATGGCAGCAGCCGGGTGGTGGACATCGAGGTGCTGCCCATGAGTCTGAAGGGCCGGCCGCGCGTGGATGTGACGCTGCGCGTCTCAGGCTTCTTCCGCGATGCCTTCCCGAATGTGATCGACCTGTTTGATACGGCCGTGCGCACCGTGGCCGCGATCAGCGAAGAGGACGAGCCTGACGAGGTGAACCCGATCCGCGCCCGTGTGCGGCGTGAGGCGGCCGATGCACAGGCCAAGGGCCTGAGCGCCGAGGCGGCGGAACGCGAAGCCACTTGGCGCGTGTTTGGCCCACGGCCCGGCGGTTACGGCGCCGGCCTGCAGGAGCTGATGGCCAGCGGCCGCTGGACGGATGGCAACGATCTGGCACAGGCCTATCTGCGTGCGGGGGCCTTTGCCTACGGGCAGGGCGAACACGGTGTGGCAGCGCGTGGCAGCTTTGAGCAGCGTATCGCTGGGCTGGACGCGGTGCTGCACAACCAGGACAACCGCGAGCACGATGTGCTCGATTCGGACGACTACTACCAGTTCCAGGGCGGCATGGCGGTGGCCGTCCAGGCCCTGACCGGCGAGGCGGCTGCGCTGTACCACGGCGACTTCAGCGTGCCCGGCGCGCCGCGCATCCGCACGCTGGGTGAAGAGGTGGCGCGCGTGGTGCGCTCGCGCGCCGTCAACCCCAAGTGGCTGGAGGGCGTGCGCCGCCATGGCTACAAGGGCGCGTTTGAGATGGCCGCCACGGTGGACTACCTGTTTGCGTTTGACGCCACCACCGGCGTGGTGGGCGACCACCAGTACGCGCTGGTGGCCGATGCCTATTTGCACGACGACACGAACCGCGCGTTTTTGCAAGAGCACAACCCCGGCGCGCTGCGCAGTATTGGCGAGCGCCTGCTCGAAGCCATGCAGCGTGGCTTGTGGGAGGCGCCGGGCGACCAGCGCGAACGCATTGAAGACCATTTGCTGGCGCTGGAGCGCCGCGTGGAAGAACACGGAGAAGGACCTTTGGTATGA
- a CDS encoding ABC transporter substrate-binding protein has product MRSSAPPSALRLLPSVSAFAVLGLFSSFAMAQAVQPVSRIVTLSPSLTEAVCALGRCAQLVGTDRYSTWPNSVQVLPKVGGLEDAQIERIVTLRPNLVLLGPRSRAGERLQSLGVPVMTFDARTHADLKRMLLKLGDALGEPTRAAELVARIDAEMDAAAGRLPAALRGRTVYVEVGPAPTAASDKSFIGETVARLGLVNVVGGELGLFPKINPELLLRRPPDLIIGPRATLANLADRPGWSTLPAVRQQQLCLLDTERMDLLSRPGPRLGEAAQMLVECLKALPPR; this is encoded by the coding sequence TTGCGTTCTTCCGCTCCCCCATCCGCGTTGCGCCTGCTGCCTTCGGTGTCTGCGTTCGCGGTCTTGGGGCTGTTCTCCAGCTTCGCCATGGCGCAGGCGGTGCAACCGGTGTCGCGTATCGTCACACTTTCGCCTTCGCTGACTGAAGCCGTTTGCGCGCTGGGGCGTTGTGCGCAGTTGGTCGGCACAGACCGTTATTCCACCTGGCCCAACTCCGTGCAGGTGCTGCCCAAGGTCGGCGGCCTGGAAGACGCACAGATTGAGCGCATCGTGACGCTGCGACCCAACCTGGTTTTGCTGGGGCCGCGCAGCCGTGCCGGTGAGCGCCTGCAGTCGCTGGGCGTGCCGGTGATGACATTCGATGCCCGCACCCACGCTGATCTGAAGCGCATGTTGCTCAAGCTGGGCGATGCGCTGGGGGAGCCCACGCGCGCCGCCGAGCTGGTGGCACGTATCGATGCGGAAATGGACGCCGCAGCAGGCCGCCTGCCCGCGGCCTTGCGCGGGCGCACTGTGTATGTGGAAGTGGGTCCCGCCCCCACAGCGGCGAGTGACAAGAGTTTTATTGGCGAGACCGTGGCCCGGCTGGGCCTGGTCAATGTGGTGGGGGGTGAGTTAGGCTTGTTCCCCAAGATCAACCCCGAGCTGCTGCTGCGCCGCCCACCGGATTTGATCATCGGCCCGCGCGCCACGCTGGCCAATCTGGCAGACCGCCCCGGCTGGAGCACGCTGCCCGCGGTGCGCCAGCAGCAGCTGTGCCTGCTGGACACTGAACGTATGGACCTGCTGTCACGCCCCGGCCCGCGCCTGGGCGAGGCCGCGCAAATGCTGGTGGAGTGCCTGAAGGCTCTGCCGCCCCGTTGA
- the cobO gene encoding cob(I)yrinic acid a,c-diamide adenosyltransferase, which yields MEIEAPPVDYQRVVPTAERRGLILVHTGTGKGKSTAAFGLALRAHGRGKAVKVYQFMKVPTARFGEHRLFEQLGIPIEGLGDGFSWKSRDLDHSAQLALDGWAKAEATIRAGGHFMVVLDEIMYPLRYGWIPLETILTCLRERPPHVHVVLTGRNAPAEMVELADTVTEMTLIKHHFKAGVPAQRGIED from the coding sequence GTGGAAATTGAAGCCCCACCCGTCGATTACCAGCGTGTCGTTCCCACGGCAGAGCGCCGCGGCCTGATCCTGGTGCACACCGGCACCGGCAAGGGCAAGAGCACGGCCGCCTTTGGCCTGGCCCTGCGCGCGCACGGCCGCGGCAAGGCCGTCAAGGTCTACCAGTTCATGAAAGTGCCGACCGCGCGTTTTGGCGAGCACCGCCTGTTTGAGCAGTTGGGCATTCCGATCGAAGGCCTGGGCGACGGCTTTAGCTGGAAGAGCCGCGATCTGGACCATTCGGCGCAACTGGCGCTGGACGGCTGGGCCAAGGCGGAGGCCACGATTCGCGCGGGCGGACACTTCATGGTGGTGCTGGACGAAATCATGTACCCGCTGCGCTACGGCTGGATTCCGCTGGAGACCATCCTCACCTGCCTGCGCGAGCGCCCGCCGCATGTGCATGTGGTGTTGACCGGGCGTAACGCCCCAGCCGAGATGGTGGAACTGGCCGATACGGTGACCGAGATGACGCTCATCAAGCACCATTTCAAAGCGGGTGTTCCGGCCCAACGTGGTATTGAGGACTGA
- a CDS encoding ABC transporter substrate-binding protein: MTRTCAGLLRQLWHWLEGGVPERFAPCPPPALRAPPLPAQNTLAPRLLAALVFAATFAGAAQALQVTDDRGVTVTLPGAPQRIVSLLPSLTETVCELGRCANLVGVDRYSNFPANVQKLPQVGGGLDPNIEMIVSLKPDVVLMATSSRAGDRLQALGIQVVALEPKTHADVQRVMLKLGQLLEVPDAARIWRAIDAGVSAAAQSLPASVRGTRVYFEVNQGPYAAGESSFIGETLTRLGAKNIVPAKLGPFPKLNPEYIVRANPDLIMIGQRSADGLTARPGWQAIRALREQRICIFPSGEADMLVRPGPRMAEGARLMAKCLVDKAPKPSPGAKP, encoded by the coding sequence ATGACCAGGACCTGCGCCGGATTGCTCCGACAGTTGTGGCATTGGCTGGAAGGCGGGGTGCCAGAGCGCTTTGCTCCGTGTCCCCCGCCCGCGTTGCGGGCTCCTCCTTTACCTGCGCAAAACACTCTGGCACCCCGCCTTCTGGCGGCGCTTGTATTCGCGGCCACGTTCGCGGGTGCAGCACAGGCCTTGCAGGTCACCGATGACCGCGGTGTCACCGTCACGCTGCCTGGGGCGCCGCAACGCATCGTGAGCTTGTTGCCGTCCCTGACCGAAACCGTATGCGAACTCGGCCGCTGCGCGAACTTGGTGGGTGTAGACCGTTATTCCAACTTTCCGGCCAACGTGCAAAAGCTGCCCCAGGTGGGCGGCGGCCTGGATCCGAATATCGAAATGATCGTCTCCCTCAAACCCGACGTGGTGCTCATGGCCACCTCCTCGCGCGCGGGTGACCGGTTGCAGGCGCTGGGCATCCAGGTGGTGGCACTGGAGCCCAAAACACACGCCGACGTGCAGCGCGTGATGCTCAAGCTGGGGCAGTTGCTGGAGGTGCCTGACGCGGCGCGCATCTGGCGTGCGATTGACGCAGGGGTATCCGCTGCGGCCCAGTCGCTACCCGCTAGCGTGCGCGGCACGCGGGTCTACTTTGAAGTGAATCAGGGCCCGTATGCGGCGGGGGAGTCGTCCTTTATTGGCGAGACACTCACGCGCCTGGGTGCCAAAAACATCGTGCCTGCCAAGCTGGGCCCGTTTCCCAAATTGAATCCCGAGTACATCGTGCGTGCCAACCCCGACCTCATCATGATTGGCCAGCGCAGCGCCGATGGCCTGACGGCGCGCCCGGGCTGGCAAGCCATCCGCGCGCTGCGCGAGCAACGGATTTGCATCTTTCCATCCGGTGAGGCTGACATGCTGGTGCGCCCCGGCCCGCGCATGGCCGAAGGTGCGCGCCTGATGGCCAAGTGTTTGGTCGACAAGGCTCCTAAGCCCTCTCCCGGAGCCAAACCATGA
- a CDS encoding FecCD family ABC transporter permease translates to MMPKRVFWLVWAGVLGALALTALGICVGSAGLENLLGPLLNPAQDPQQTAMAQQIVWQIRLPRTLGAWAAGALLGLAGAVAQGLFRNPLADPYLLGSASGASLGVALALAALGGGAGMLGGSMMSGGVAVSVFSSSLWVRLGLTGAAFLGAVFAVMLTLVLSRGVGHTLRLLLAGVVVGVVLGAMTHLVLLFSPESLQAMQAFMLGSTAFVGWTSCALMASVWGLCVLAAWLLARVLDGLSLGDATAVSLGLPVAPMRAALVAVLALATGTAVAQTGLIAFVGLAAPHLVRSVVKTTHAHLMLLSSLMGGVLLMAADTLARGLIAPQELPVGMLTAVLGGGYLLWLMHRSSSLGGGRVA, encoded by the coding sequence ATGATGCCCAAGCGCGTTTTTTGGCTGGTCTGGGCCGGTGTACTGGGCGCGCTAGCGCTCACGGCACTGGGTATTTGCGTGGGCAGCGCCGGGCTGGAGAACCTGCTCGGGCCGTTGCTCAACCCTGCACAAGACCCGCAGCAGACTGCCATGGCACAGCAAATCGTCTGGCAGATCCGCCTGCCGCGTACGCTGGGCGCCTGGGCCGCCGGTGCCTTGCTGGGGCTGGCCGGTGCGGTGGCGCAGGGCCTGTTTCGCAATCCGTTGGCCGATCCGTATCTGCTGGGCAGCGCCTCCGGCGCGTCGCTGGGCGTTGCGCTCGCCTTGGCCGCTCTGGGTGGTGGTGCCGGCATGCTGGGCGGCAGCATGATGAGTGGTGGCGTGGCGGTCAGCGTGTTCTCCAGCAGCCTGTGGGTGCGCCTGGGTCTGACCGGTGCAGCGTTTCTGGGCGCGGTGTTTGCCGTGATGCTCACGCTGGTGCTGTCGCGCGGCGTGGGCCACACGCTGCGCCTGCTGCTGGCCGGTGTGGTGGTGGGCGTGGTGCTGGGTGCCATGACGCACCTGGTGCTGCTGTTCTCGCCCGAGTCGCTGCAGGCCATGCAGGCGTTTATGTTGGGTTCCACCGCCTTTGTCGGTTGGACCTCGTGCGCGCTGATGGCCAGCGTCTGGGGCCTCTGTGTGCTGGCGGCCTGGCTGCTGGCGCGTGTGCTCGATGGGCTGAGCCTGGGCGACGCCACGGCCGTCAGTCTGGGCTTGCCCGTGGCGCCGATGCGCGCGGCACTGGTGGCGGTGCTGGCGCTGGCCACGGGTACAGCGGTGGCACAAACCGGTTTGATTGCTTTTGTGGGCTTGGCCGCACCGCACCTGGTGCGCTCGGTGGTCAAAACCACACACGCACACCTGATGCTGCTTTCCAGCCTGATGGGCGGTGTGCTGCTGATGGCGGCCGACACGCTGGCGCGCGGCTTGATTGCTCCGCAGGAGTTGCCGGTGGGCATGCTCACCGCGGTGCTGGGCGGCGGCTACCTGCTGTGGCTGATGCACCGCAGCAGCAGTCTGGGCGGAGGGCGTGTGGCATGA